A single region of the Cyanobacteria bacterium FACHB-DQ100 genome encodes:
- a CDS encoding Uma2 family endonuclease: MQSTEVTRYTPEEYLALEETAEFKSEYHDGEIIPVTGGSLNHNEVITNLCALKPLLRRQGCRFFSSDVRLWLPQYRKFVYPDVMVIEGEPVLYQNRVDTVVNPKVIIEVLSKSTQDYDMTDKFRYYRSIPELQEYIVVSQYFADVQQYTKTDQDFWIYRSYELIENTLKFGTINAEITLSEIYEGISFDAV; encoded by the coding sequence ATGCAATCTACTGAAGTTACACGCTACACACCTGAAGAGTACCTAGCTCTAGAAGAGACAGCCGAATTTAAAAGTGAATATCATGATGGAGAAATCATCCCAGTGACGGGTGGATCGCTGAATCACAACGAAGTTATCACAAATTTGTGCGCCTTAAAGCCTCTGTTGCGCCGTCAAGGATGTCGTTTCTTCTCTAGTGATGTTCGATTGTGGCTTCCGCAGTATCGTAAGTTCGTTTATCCAGATGTAATGGTGATTGAGGGTGAACCTGTTCTCTACCAAAATCGAGTTGATACCGTGGTCAATCCTAAAGTGATTATCGAAGTTCTGTCGAAATCAACACAGGACTATGACATGACTGATAAATTTAGATATTACCGATCGATTCCCGAACTTCAAGAATATATTGTGGTAAGCCAGTATTTTGCAGATGTGCAGCAATACACAAAAACCGATCAAGACTTTTGGATTTATCGCAGCTATGAATTGATCGAAAACACTTTGAAGTTTGGCACGATCAACGCTGAAATTACATTATCCGAAATCTACGAAGGCATCTCTTTTGATGCAGTTTAA
- a CDS encoding aminotransferase class V-fold PLP-dependent enzyme yields the protein MKNQFLQFWSLDPICTFLNHGSFGACPIAVLEVQQELRARLERQPLRFLGREFEGLLDQAREALAAFVGAEVEELVFVPNATTGVNAVLRSLTFSPSDELLTTSQEYNACRNALDFVAARSGASVVVAEIPYPIESPEQVTGAVLSKVSDRTRLALIDHVVSQTGMVFPIAQIVRALSDRGIDTLIDGAHAPGMVDLNLTELGATYYASTCHKWMCAPKGAAFLYVKKERQAEIRPLTISHGANSPRRDRSRFQLEFDWMGTDDPTAYLSVKSAIEFMGSLLPGGWAELRARNRSTTIAARTRLCELLDVAPPCPEEMVGSLATIPLPDGSYVELQDALFEKFEIEVPIVPFPQAPHRLVRISAQLYNTPEQYEYLGKSLVSLLHARFSH from the coding sequence ATGAAGAATCAGTTTTTGCAGTTTTGGTCACTTGATCCGATCTGCACATTTTTGAATCACGGATCGTTCGGTGCCTGCCCGATCGCGGTTCTAGAAGTGCAGCAAGAATTGCGCGCAAGGCTAGAACGGCAGCCGCTCCGATTTTTAGGTCGCGAATTTGAAGGGCTATTGGATCAAGCGCGAGAAGCACTAGCGGCGTTTGTTGGGGCAGAGGTTGAGGAATTGGTGTTTGTGCCGAATGCGACAACGGGCGTGAATGCGGTGTTGCGATCGCTCACCTTCTCTCCAAGCGATGAACTTCTCACCACGAGTCAGGAATACAACGCCTGTCGAAATGCGCTCGATTTTGTGGCGGCGAGATCAGGGGCATCGGTTGTTGTGGCAGAGATTCCCTATCCGATCGAGTCTCCGGAGCAAGTGACTGGAGCAGTGCTTTCTAAAGTGAGCGATCGAACGCGACTCGCTTTAATTGATCACGTGGTGAGCCAAACGGGGATGGTTTTTCCGATCGCACAGATAGTTCGGGCTTTGTCCGATCGTGGAATCGATACGCTCATCGATGGTGCTCATGCTCCTGGCATGGTGGATTTGAATCTAACCGAACTGGGCGCAACGTATTACGCTTCGACTTGTCATAAGTGGATGTGTGCGCCGAAAGGAGCAGCTTTTCTGTACGTGAAAAAGGAGAGACAAGCTGAGATTCGACCGCTCACGATCAGTCATGGCGCGAATTCTCCAAGGCGCGATCGTTCTCGGTTTCAGCTTGAGTTTGATTGGATGGGAACCGATGATCCAACGGCTTATTTATCAGTTAAGAGCGCGATCGAGTTTATGGGTTCGCTGCTTCCGGGCGGCTGGGCAGAACTGAGAGCGAGAAATCGATCGACCACGATCGCGGCTCGAACTCGACTTTGTGAACTGCTGGATGTCGCGCCACCTTGTCCTGAAGAAATGGTCGGCTCACTGGCAACGATTCCGCTTCCCGATGGCTCTTATGTTGAACTCCAGGATGCGCTATTCGAGAAATTTGAGATCGAAGTGCCGATCGTGCCGTTTCCCCAAGCCCCGCATCGGTTAGTTCGCATTTCTGCTCAGCTTTACAACACCCCTGAGCAATACGAGTATCTAGGAAAATCTTTGGTGTCCCTATTACACGCTAGATTCTCTCATTAA
- a CDS encoding TRAP transporter small permease subunit produces the protein MVSEPPTLHRLLRLSSAIDRFNEVIGRLTLWLVLLMVALGVWNVIGRYVGKAIGQNLTSNSLIEGQWYVFDLVFLLGAAYTLKHDEHVRVDVFYSRWSRKTKALADFLGTLFFLIPFCGLVIYFSWGTIVESWITREGSPDPGGLARYPIKTMIIVSFTLLIVQGISELIKNWAIYRGHLQERE, from the coding sequence ATGGTATCAGAACCCCCCACCCTTCACCGTTTACTCAGACTCTCCAGCGCGATCGACCGATTCAACGAAGTGATCGGACGCTTGACGCTTTGGCTCGTTTTGCTGATGGTTGCACTCGGCGTGTGGAACGTCATTGGACGGTATGTGGGCAAAGCGATCGGGCAAAATCTCACCTCGAACTCTTTAATTGAGGGTCAGTGGTATGTGTTTGATTTGGTCTTTCTGCTCGGAGCCGCCTACACGCTAAAGCACGATGAGCACGTTCGGGTGGATGTGTTCTACAGCCGTTGGAGCCGCAAAACGAAAGCACTGGCTGATTTTTTAGGGACGCTGTTCTTTTTGATTCCGTTTTGTGGGCTGGTGATTTATTTTTCCTGGGGGACGATCGTGGAATCGTGGATCACGCGCGAAGGTTCTCCTGATCCGGGTGGCTTAGCACGCTATCCCATTAAAACGATGATTATTGTCAGCTTTACGCTGTTAATCGTGCAGGGCATTTCGGAACTAATCAAGAACTGGGCGATTTATCGCGGACATCTACAGGAGCGCGAGTAA
- a CDS encoding TRAP transporter large permease subunit, whose translation MDFWNQYEIVFDSEWLGPLMFVGALVLLSFGYPVAFALGGVAIVFAIIGIVLGVFDPVFLTAMPQRIFGTMSNYTLLAIPYFIFMGSMLERSGIAERLLETVGILLGKLRGGLALAVVLVGALLAATTGVVAATVVAMGLISLPIMLRYGYNKELATGVIAASGTLGQIIPPSVVLVVLGDQLGVSVGDLFVGSVIPGLMMAGAFALHVLIVAWIRPDVAPALPEAVRKDFGGKGFLQRVFSAIVPPLVLILLVLGSIFFGYATPTEAGAVGSLGAIVLAALNRQLSWESLRGVCDVTLRNTSMVVFILFGSTAFSLVFRGLDGDRFVFDALTNLPGEEVGFLAVSMFVVFLLGFFIDFFEICFIVVPLFVPVARELNLDLVWYGVVLGANLQTSFLTPPFGFALFYLRSVAPKGVTTTNIYKGVVPFILLQLLVLVLIIVFPGIVGFLPSLAKT comes from the coding sequence ATGGACTTCTGGAATCAATACGAGATTGTTTTCGATTCGGAGTGGTTGGGGCCGCTGATGTTTGTTGGGGCGCTGGTGCTGCTATCGTTTGGCTATCCGGTGGCGTTCGCGCTGGGGGGAGTTGCGATCGTCTTTGCCATTATCGGGATTGTATTAGGCGTATTTGATCCGGTGTTTCTCACGGCAATGCCTCAACGGATCTTTGGCACGATGTCAAACTATACGCTGTTGGCGATTCCCTATTTTATCTTTATGGGATCGATGTTAGAGCGATCGGGCATTGCAGAACGATTGCTCGAAACCGTTGGAATTTTGCTGGGAAAGTTACGGGGCGGTTTAGCCTTAGCGGTGGTGTTAGTCGGCGCATTGTTGGCGGCAACCACCGGAGTCGTCGCGGCAACAGTTGTGGCAATGGGACTGATATCGCTGCCGATTATGCTGCGGTATGGCTACAACAAAGAATTAGCAACCGGGGTAATTGCAGCATCGGGAACGCTGGGACAAATTATTCCGCCGAGTGTGGTGCTGGTGGTGTTGGGCGATCAGTTGGGGGTGTCGGTCGGGGATTTGTTCGTCGGATCGGTGATTCCTGGATTGATGATGGCGGGAGCGTTTGCGCTGCACGTCTTGATTGTGGCTTGGATTCGTCCCGATGTTGCGCCTGCCTTGCCCGAAGCAGTGCGGAAAGACTTTGGCGGAAAAGGGTTTCTGCAGCGGGTGTTTAGCGCGATCGTGCCTCCTCTGGTTTTAATCCTGCTTGTTTTAGGCAGTATTTTCTTCGGGTATGCCACCCCGACCGAAGCGGGGGCAGTCGGAAGTTTAGGCGCGATCGTGCTGGCAGCGTTAAACCGCCAATTGAGTTGGGAATCGCTCAGAGGCGTGTGCGATGTGACGCTGCGAAATACCAGCATGGTCGTGTTTATTTTGTTTGGTTCAACTGCGTTTAGTTTGGTATTTCGGGGATTGGATGGCGATCGCTTTGTGTTTGATGCGCTGACAAACTTACCGGGCGAAGAAGTAGGATTTCTAGCGGTCAGCATGTTTGTGGTGTTTCTGCTAGGATTTTTTATTGATTTCTTTGAGATTTGTTTTATCGTTGTACCGCTATTTGTTCCGGTGGCGCGGGAGTTAAATCTGGATCTCGTTTGGTATGGGGTAGTGTTGGGCGCAAATCTGCAAACTTCCTTTCTCACCCCACCGTTTGGATTTGCACTGTTTTATCTTCGGAGTGTTGCGCCCAAAGGTGTAACCACTACCAACATTTATAAAGGCGTGGTTCCGTTTATTTTGCTGCAATTGTTGGTGTTGGTGTTGATCATTGTATTTCCGGGAATTGTAGGATTCTTGCCGTCGCTCGCAAAAACATAA
- a CDS encoding dipeptide epimerase, giving the protein MQVQIQTFTVHKRFALKISRGTTAQTTNVWIKIEQDGIEGWGEASPFSIGEQPQTTEIIARSLQAIAPLFKAIHPLERQRIDQLLTQSKLPSAARAAIDLALHDWLGKSANLPLWKLWGLERDRIVPTSVTIGINTPEGAKQRVKDWLGQGTIESPWQDIQALKVKLGSPEGIAADQAMFEAVREAAPNINQISVDANGGWTVETALKMAHWLNDRNVTYIEQPLAKGQEAELPKLFNLSPLPIFVDESCFDSRSIPALSDRVHGINIKLMKSGGLSEALRMIYVAKAHNLKVMFGCYSDSSLLNSAIAQLSPLADYLDLDSHLNLIDDPFVGASFQNGRVIPSDRSGLGVVLRGER; this is encoded by the coding sequence ATGCAAGTTCAGATTCAGACCTTCACAGTTCATAAACGGTTCGCGCTTAAAATTAGTCGCGGCACAACGGCTCAAACCACTAATGTCTGGATCAAAATTGAGCAGGATGGAATCGAAGGTTGGGGCGAAGCATCCCCGTTTTCGATCGGCGAACAACCGCAAACAACCGAAATCATTGCCCGCTCTTTGCAAGCGATCGCGCCTCTCTTCAAAGCGATTCATCCGCTCGAACGTCAGCGAATTGATCAGCTTTTGACTCAATCAAAACTGCCTTCTGCGGCTCGTGCTGCGATCGATCTTGCTTTACACGATTGGTTAGGAAAATCCGCCAATCTACCCCTGTGGAAACTGTGGGGCTTGGAGCGCGACCGGATTGTGCCAACTTCGGTAACGATCGGAATTAACACGCCTGAAGGCGCAAAACAACGAGTTAAAGACTGGCTTGGTCAAGGAACGATCGAATCTCCCTGGCAGGATATTCAAGCGCTGAAAGTCAAGCTCGGCAGTCCTGAAGGAATTGCAGCAGACCAAGCTATGTTTGAAGCGGTGCGAGAAGCGGCTCCAAACATTAATCAGATTAGTGTCGATGCAAATGGGGGCTGGACAGTTGAAACAGCGCTGAAGATGGCGCATTGGTTAAACGATCGCAATGTCACTTACATCGAGCAACCTTTAGCGAAAGGACAAGAAGCTGAATTACCTAAACTATTCAATCTTTCACCATTGCCGATTTTTGTTGATGAGAGTTGTTTTGATAGTCGATCGATTCCAGCGTTGAGCGATCGGGTTCACGGTATCAATATTAAGCTGATGAAATCAGGCGGTTTGAGCGAAGCGCTCCGAATGATTTATGTCGCTAAAGCACACAATCTCAAAGTGATGTTTGGCTGTTATTCAGATAGTTCATTGTTGAATAGCGCGATCGCACAGTTATCTCCTTTAGCAGATTATCTCGATCTCGATAGTCATTTGAATTTGATTGATGATCCATTTGTCGGTGCAAGCTTTCAAAACGGGCGCGTCATTCCAAGTGATCGTTCAGGGTTAGGAGTTGTCCTCAGAGGAGAGAGATGA
- a CDS encoding DUF1611 domain-containing protein: MMLRSNDRVAVLLHKGIQGTQGKTGLTFTRYRSDAVVAIIDQDCAGQSFRALTSIACDAPIVSSIVEALKYQPTVLLIGIAPSGGVLPDAWLTEIEQAVDAGLSIVNGLHTKLTPRLKDRLQSGQWSWDIRQEPIGLKVGSGAARSLPCLRVLTVGTDMSIGKMSTSLELDRVAQKRGIRSKFLGTGQAGMMISGDGIPLDAIRVDFASGAVEQLVMRSANFDLLHIEGQGSIFNPASTATLPLIRGSQPTHLILVHRAGQTHIRNFPHVPIPPLKTAVQVYESLAAGGGAFTACKVAAIALNTAHLDQEAAERAIAQTQTETNLPCTDPVRFGADLLLDAILNTEPAI; encoded by the coding sequence ATGATGCTGAGATCGAACGATCGGGTTGCAGTGCTTTTACACAAGGGCATTCAGGGCACACAGGGAAAAACAGGACTCACTTTTACTCGCTATCGTTCTGATGCAGTAGTTGCAATCATTGATCAAGACTGTGCAGGACAATCTTTTCGAGCATTAACCTCGATCGCGTGTGATGCCCCGATTGTCAGTTCGATAGTTGAAGCACTTAAGTATCAGCCAACTGTGCTGTTAATTGGAATTGCACCATCGGGCGGAGTGTTACCGGATGCTTGGTTAACAGAGATTGAGCAAGCGGTTGATGCGGGACTGTCGATCGTGAATGGACTTCATACAAAACTCACGCCCAGACTGAAAGATCGCTTACAGTCTGGACAATGGAGCTGGGATATTCGCCAAGAGCCGATCGGACTAAAAGTTGGAAGTGGTGCAGCGCGATCGCTCCCCTGCTTAAGAGTATTAACTGTGGGAACTGATATGAGCATCGGTAAGATGTCTACCAGTTTAGAACTGGATCGCGTGGCTCAAAAACGGGGGATACGATCGAAGTTTCTCGGTACAGGTCAAGCCGGCATGATGATTTCCGGTGATGGCATTCCTTTAGATGCGATTCGAGTAGACTTTGCTTCTGGAGCCGTTGAACAGTTAGTCATGCGCTCTGCGAACTTTGATCTGCTCCACATTGAAGGACAAGGTTCAATCTTTAATCCCGCTTCGACTGCAACTTTACCCTTGATTCGAGGTTCCCAGCCTACGCATTTAATTCTGGTACACAGAGCCGGACAAACACACATCCGCAACTTTCCTCACGTCCCGATTCCACCCCTGAAAACTGCGGTTCAGGTTTACGAGTCGCTGGCAGCAGGGGGTGGAGCGTTTACAGCGTGTAAAGTTGCGGCGATCGCGCTCAATACCGCTCATCTGGATCAAGAAGCAGCAGAACGAGCGATCGCACAAACTCAGACAGAAACAAACTTACCTTGTACCGATCCCGTTCGATTTGGAGCAGATCTGCTTTTAGATGCAATTCTGAATACTGAACCCGCAATCTAA
- a CDS encoding DNA polymerase III subunit delta' (catalyzes the DNA-template-directed extension of the 3'-end of a DNA strand; the delta' subunit seems to interact with the gamma subunit to transfer the beta subunit on the DNA): MSAFATLIGQSHAVELLERAITVDRLAPAYLFTGTAGIGKRLAAECFLESLLSSSRARILSRNHPDLLWVGPTYLHQGKRLSAIEAEAAGVKRKTPPMIRLEQIREVSQFLSRPPLEARRSAIVIEQAETMPEAAANALLKTLEEPGRATIILLATSVDSVLPTIVSRCQRIPFARLDTDSMAQVLKQVGHAEILSKPQLLALAQGSPGAAIAHQQTLESIPPELIQSVVNPPKSLRQALTVARTIAKTIDGETQLWLIDYLQQVYWAQSRSSRSIQLLEKAKEQLLAYVQPQLVWEVMWMELCT; the protein is encoded by the coding sequence ATGTCTGCTTTTGCAACCCTGATCGGTCAGTCTCACGCCGTTGAACTGTTAGAACGAGCGATCACGGTCGATCGTCTCGCGCCCGCTTATCTCTTCACTGGAACGGCGGGCATCGGAAAGCGTCTTGCGGCTGAATGCTTTCTCGAATCGCTATTGTCGTCTTCACGCGCTCGGATTCTCAGTCGCAATCATCCCGATTTACTTTGGGTTGGGCCGACTTACTTGCATCAAGGAAAACGACTGAGCGCGATCGAGGCCGAAGCGGCTGGAGTCAAGCGCAAAACGCCGCCGATGATTCGATTAGAGCAAATTCGGGAAGTGAGTCAGTTTCTCAGTCGTCCGCCGCTAGAAGCTCGACGATCGGCGATCGTGATCGAACAAGCAGAAACGATGCCGGAAGCCGCCGCAAATGCGTTACTAAAAACGCTCGAAGAACCGGGAAGAGCAACGATTATTTTATTAGCAACCAGTGTAGATTCGGTTTTGCCGACGATCGTGTCTCGCTGTCAGCGCATTCCGTTTGCACGACTCGATACTGATTCAATGGCGCAAGTCCTGAAACAAGTGGGACACGCAGAGATTTTATCGAAACCGCAATTGTTAGCCTTAGCACAAGGCAGTCCGGGAGCGGCGATCGCTCATCAACAGACGCTCGAATCGATTCCACCAGAACTGATTCAATCGGTCGTCAATCCTCCGAAGTCGTTGAGGCAAGCTTTAACCGTGGCAAGAACGATCGCAAAAACGATCGATGGTGAAACGCAGCTTTGGCTAATTGATTATTTGCAGCAGGTGTATTGGGCACAGAGCCGTAGTTCTCGATCGATTCAATTGCTTGAGAAAGCAAAAGAACAATTGCTGGCTTATGTACAACCGCAGCTAGTTTGGGAAGTAATGTGGATGGAGCTTTGCACTTAG
- the glpX gene encoding class II fructose-bisphosphatase, with protein sequence MENTLGLEIIEVVEQAAIASARLMGKGDKNEADRVAVEAMRERMNKIYMRGRIVIGEGERDDAPMLYIGEEVGICSQPDAANYCNVDELIEIDIAVDPCEGTNLCAYGQPGSMAVLAISEKGGLFAAPDFYMKKLAAPPAAKGKVDITKSATENLKILSECLDRAIDELVVVVMKRERHNDLIKEIREAGARVQLISDGDVGAAINCGFAGTNIHALMGIGAAPEGVISAAALRCLGAHFQGQLIYDPEVVKTGLIGESKEANIARLKEMGINDPDKVYSAEELASGETVLFAGTGITPGNIMNGVRFFKGGARTQTLVISSQSKTARFVDTIHMFDQPKIVQLH encoded by the coding sequence GTGGAAAACACGCTTGGTTTAGAAATCATTGAAGTCGTAGAACAGGCGGCGATCGCCTCGGCTCGTCTGATGGGAAAAGGCGACAAGAATGAAGCCGATCGCGTGGCAGTCGAAGCGATGCGCGAACGTATGAATAAAATTTATATGCGCGGTCGGATCGTAATCGGAGAAGGAGAACGCGACGACGCACCGATGCTCTACATCGGCGAAGAAGTCGGAATTTGCTCTCAGCCAGATGCTGCAAATTACTGTAACGTCGATGAATTGATCGAAATCGATATCGCCGTTGACCCCTGCGAGGGAACTAACCTCTGTGCCTACGGTCAGCCCGGATCGATGGCAGTATTGGCAATTTCGGAAAAAGGAGGTTTGTTTGCGGCTCCTGACTTCTACATGAAGAAGCTGGCTGCTCCTCCGGCTGCAAAAGGAAAAGTAGACATCACCAAGTCGGCAACCGAAAACCTGAAGATTTTATCCGAATGTCTCGATCGAGCGATCGATGAACTTGTGGTCGTCGTGATGAAGCGCGAACGCCACAACGACTTGATCAAAGAAATCCGGGAAGCCGGCGCACGAGTGCAACTGATCAGCGATGGCGATGTCGGTGCAGCGATTAACTGCGGTTTTGCTGGAACCAACATTCACGCGCTAATGGGTATTGGTGCGGCTCCTGAAGGCGTAATTTCGGCGGCAGCACTCCGTTGTTTGGGCGCACACTTCCAAGGGCAACTGATCTACGACCCGGAAGTGGTCAAAACCGGACTAATCGGAGAAAGCAAAGAAGCGAACATTGCTCGACTCAAAGAAATGGGCATCAATGACCCGGATAAAGTGTATTCTGCCGAAGAACTGGCATCCGGTGAAACGGTGCTGTTCGCGGGAACGGGCATCACTCCGGGTAACATTATGAACGGAGTGCGCTTCTTCAAAGGTGGCGCAAGAACTCAAACGCTGGTCATTTCTAGCCAATCGAAGACGGCTCGATTTGTAGACACGATCCATATGTTTGATCAACCGAAGATCGTTCAATTGCACTAA
- a CDS encoding glutamyl-tRNA reductase has protein sequence MNIAVVGLTHKTAPVEVREKLSIPEPVCDKAIAQLCSYPHIEEVAVLSTCNRLELYLVTSDTEQGIREVNQFLSEHSKLPSARLRPYLFTLLHQDAVMHLMRVSAGLDSLVLGEGQILAQVKQCHKLGQQHRGIGRILNQLFKQGISAGKRVRTETSIGTGAVSISSAAVELAQMKVDQLADQRVTIIGAGKMSRLLVQHLLSKGATNIVILNRSMDRARELANLFPDAHLRLLPIHDMMDAIAQSDIVFTSTSSTEPILDRANLEAVLDPNQPLMVIDIAVPRNVAADVNELPTVRAFNVDDLKAVVAQNQESRRQMAMEAEALLEEEVETFEAWWRSLETVSTISCLRDKVEAIRAQELEKALSRLGTEFGDRHREVIEALTKGIVNKILHDPMVQLRAQQDIEARRQAMETLEVLFNLDRQQAGI, from the coding sequence ATGAACATTGCTGTTGTTGGGCTGACTCACAAAACTGCACCGGTCGAAGTTCGTGAGAAGTTGAGCATTCCGGAACCTGTGTGTGATAAAGCGATCGCACAACTCTGTAGCTACCCGCATATTGAAGAAGTCGCAGTCTTGAGTACCTGCAATCGGCTGGAACTCTATCTGGTGACTTCTGACACTGAACAAGGAATTCGCGAAGTTAATCAGTTTTTATCAGAACACAGTAAGTTACCGAGTGCGCGTCTGCGTCCCTATTTATTTACCTTGCTGCATCAGGATGCGGTAATGCACTTGATGCGAGTGTCGGCAGGGTTAGATAGTTTGGTGTTGGGAGAAGGTCAGATTCTCGCCCAGGTGAAACAATGTCATAAGCTTGGACAACAGCATCGCGGTATCGGACGCATTCTCAATCAATTGTTTAAACAAGGCATTAGCGCTGGAAAACGGGTGCGGACGGAGACGAGCATCGGAACGGGTGCCGTGTCGATCAGTTCGGCGGCGGTAGAACTGGCGCAGATGAAGGTCGATCAGCTTGCGGATCAGCGCGTGACGATCATTGGTGCCGGGAAGATGTCGCGGTTGCTCGTGCAGCACTTGTTGTCAAAAGGTGCAACCAACATTGTAATTTTGAATCGATCGATGGATCGAGCGCGAGAATTAGCGAATCTGTTCCCGGATGCTCATCTAAGACTATTGCCGATTCACGACATGATGGACGCGATCGCACAGTCGGACATTGTATTTACGAGTACGTCTTCGACGGAGCCGATTCTTGATCGTGCCAATCTTGAAGCCGTTCTCGATCCGAATCAGCCTTTGATGGTGATTGATATCGCTGTGCCCCGGAACGTTGCAGCCGATGTGAACGAATTACCGACGGTTCGAGCCTTTAACGTGGATGACCTCAAGGCGGTAGTTGCCCAAAACCAGGAAAGTCGGCGGCAGATGGCGATGGAAGCGGAAGCGTTGCTAGAGGAAGAGGTCGAAACCTTTGAAGCTTGGTGGCGATCGCTTGAAACCGTATCGACGATTAGCTGTCTGCGCGACAAAGTAGAAGCAATTCGGGCGCAGGAACTGGAGAAAGCGCTATCGAGACTGGGGACGGAGTTTGGCGATCGACATCGCGAGGTGATTGAAGCGCTGACCAAAGGAATTGTGAATAAGATTCTGCATGATCCGATGGTGCAATTGAGAGCGCAGCAGGATATTGAAGCGCGGCGGCAGGCGATGGAAACGCTGGAGGTATTGTTTAACTTGGATCGGCAACAAGCAGGCATTTAA